The genomic region ATCCTCGGTGCGATCGCCTTCGCCGTGCTCGCCTACACCTCACAGTCGCTGGCTAGGCCAACTCACGCAGAGGCCCGGACAACCGTCTAGCCAGCTCCGCGTCGGCCGCGGCAACCTCCACCAGGAAGACCTCGATCGCCGCACGGAAGGCCCGGGTCAGCTCCGCCGCGTCGAGCGAGCGCACAAGCGTCGCCTCCACCGGCTGGGTGATCGCTGGAGGCAGCCGGTGGTAGCCGCGGCCTTCACCCGGCGGCAACTCGTGCCGCAGGCAGGCCAGCATGAGGATTTGGTCCCGCAGGCCGCTCAGCATGTACTCCGCCTGCCAGCCGCGGCCGCGGGCGATGCTGGACCGGACGTGCAGGGCGTACAGCCAGCCCATGCCGATCAGGTCGTCAGCCGCGGGGCCGGCGAAGCGCTGCAGTTCCCGGGGGCTGCCGAAGACCGGGCGAAACGCCGGGCCGAGCGGACCGAACTCCCCGTCGGGCGCGAAGGCGATGTCGACCTGCAGGGTGTCGGCGAGGTAGAAGACGCGGTAGATGGTGCCCCGCACCCGCAGGTCCGTGTGCGCGACGCAGCCGCGGTCGGCGTACATCCGGTCGGTCCAGTCGGCCAGGACTGCGGCCTGGTCCGCGCCGGGGGCCAGGCCGAGGTAGAGGTCGATGTCGGACCATTCGTCCTCGGCGTCGGCGGCGGCCGAGCCGGTGAGCGCCAGGCCGGTGATGCGCTCATCGGCACGGGCCTCCGCGATCAGGTGGTCGCGGAGAGCAGCTCTTTGCTCCGTGGTGAACATGCCGGCTCAGGTGGAGAAGAGCAGGATGAGGCCGCCGACGGTGTAGCCGACCATGACGACCAGCAGGGGGACCTGGCCGGCCAGGGCCTTGTGGCGCGGAAACAGGGCGACCGCGCGATCGTGGGCCGAGACCACACCCAGGAGGTGGCCGCAGACGACCGCCAGGACTTGGACGACTGAGATCGCGGTGCTGTGGTTGGTGATCCCGGTGTTGACCGCGAGCAGGCCGGTGCCGAAGACGTTCGCGCCGTTGCTGAGCGGGTCGCTGAGGTAGATCAGCGTCCGCTGGCCCTCCAGGATGAGCAGCGTCAGGTAGTGCGCCACGACGTACCCGAAGGCGATCGGTACCACCGAGTGCGCGAAGAGGCCGGGCAGCGACGTCCGGGAACTGTCCGACAGCCGGCCCGCCAGCAGTGTCGCGCCGGAGTACGTCACCAGCACGAACAGGATGAACCCGATCAGCGCGAGCGTGCCGAGCAGCGTCATCGAGTAGCCGGAGTTCTGCGCCCACCCGATCCACGCCGACGAGTTGGAGAATCCGTCGTACGCCGTACTGCCGAGCAGCGCGGCGACCAGACCGACCAGGCCGGGCTGGACCCTCAGGCCGTCCAGGTTCTCCAGCGGGCGGCGGAGCACCAGCGCGCCGTCGGTCCGGCGGCCCCACGGCGACATCCTGGCCATCAGCGTCGCGTACGCCTCGAACGGGTCGCCGGCCGCGAACCAGCGGTCGCCGAACAGCATCGCCCCGAACAGCGTGATCGCGACGTACAGCGCGAGCCAGGCCTGCAGCACCGGCAGGGTCGCCCGGTCCGGCGCGACCAGCTCGAGCCAGGTGAAGGCGAAGATGCCGAGCGCGGCCGGCCACAGGCCCACCCACGTCGGCAGCTCCAGCACTCCGCGGGAGGGCGGCTGACGCAGCAGCTTGCTGATCAGCAGGTGCACGGTGCGCAGCGGGTTCAGGGTGCGCCAGACCGGGCCGAGCAGCAGCGAGATCGGGACCAGACCGACCCAGACGAGGATGTAGACGAAGCCGAAGATCGGGTTGGTCAACCGATCGACGCCGAACAGCAGCGACACCATCGCGTACAGGAAGACCGCCAGCCCGGCCAGCCGGACGAGCCAGCGGAACCAGACCGCGTCGACGGTCCGGGTGATTGCGGCCGGCAACGGTTTGCCCGACGCGTCACCGCGGTACTTCGGGGTGCGCCAGGCCAGGCCGAGCACGACGAACGACAGCGCGATCGCGACCGCGGCGCCGCCGACGGCCAGGCCGAACGGGACGGGCAGGTCCTGCCGGCCGCCGATCCCGTGCAGGGGCAGCAGCAGAGGGCTCATCAGGTCAGGAGACGACGAGCTTGGCGACCAGCTTGCCGCTCTCGTGCGTCTCGACCTCGAAGGTGCCCTTCATGTTCGCGGTGAACGTCACCGAGGCGGGCTTGCCCGGCTCCAGCGCGAGCTCCTTGTCGTAGCCGTGCACGTGCAGCTCGTCCTTGGCGTCGCTGACGGCGGTGATCAGCACGGTCTGGCCGGCCTGCACCTTGACGCTCTGGCCGCTCGGATTCACCTTGCCGTTGGCAACGGTGACGTTGACCGTGACGTCGGCCTGCTCGCCGGACGGGTCGGCGGTGTTCGACGGGGACTTGGTGTTCGGGGTGCCGGCGGTCGGGGTGCTGGTCGGGACGCTGGTGGGCACGTCGGTCGGGGTACCGGCCGAAGCGCTCGGCGTACCGGCCGGGCTGCCGCCGCTGGAGTCGTCGCCGCAGCCGGCCAGGACCAGCATGCCGAGGGCGGGCAGGAGCGCGAGGGCGGTACCACGGGTCAGCGTCGAACGCATGATGTCGAGATGCCTTTCAGCAAGATCGGGTGCAGACGGGCGCGGACACGCCCACAGGCCCTTACGAACACCGGCCGCGCCGGGTTCCCGCCTTCACCACCGGTCGTGTCACGATCGCCTCCAGTAGTGTCGCAGCTCACTGTCGACGGGGACCGTTAGGGTGATCGCACAGCCTGAACAGGCCTGCCTCGAGAAGGGAAGGGACCGCGGATGCCGGACCGGTTGTCGTCGCTCGACCTCACCTTTCTCAAGGCCGAGAGCCCGGCCACGCCGATGCACGTCGGCACGGTCGACATCTTCGAGCCGCCGGTGCACTCCGACGACGAGTTCGACTACGAGAGCCTGGTCGCGCTGATCCGGGACCGGATCGCGTTCGTGCCGCGCTACCGGCAGCGGGTCCAGCAGGTGCCCGGCCGGTTCGCCGGGCCGGTCTGGGTCGACGACGAAGAGTTCGACATCACCTTCCACGTCCGCCGCTCGGCGCTGCCCCGGCCGGGCACGCACGCGCAGCTGCTGGAGCTGGTCGCCCGGATCATGTCGCGGCGGCTCGACCGGGCCCGCCCGCTGTGGGAGATGTACCTGGTCGAAGGGCTGCAGGGCGACCGGTTCGCGATCATCTCCAAGTCCCACCAGGCGCTTGTCGACGGCAACAGCACGGTCGACATCGGCCAGGTCGTGCTGGACTCCACCGCGCAGCCGCGGGAGACGCCGACCGACACCTGGCAGCCCGACCACCCGCCGTCCGCGCTGGAGCTGCTGGCCGGCGTCTTCGCCGACGCCACCCGGCACCCGACCGCGGTGCTCGAGCTGGCCCGGGCCGAGATGGCCAGCCTGACCGGTTCCACCTCGGTGCGGGAGGTGATCGGCGACGTGGTCGGCTCGCTGGTCGCCCAGCGGCACCACGAGAGCTCGCTGCACGTGAAGACGTCCGGCCAGCGCCGGTTCACCACCGTGCAGACCGACCTGGAGGACTACCGCGCCGTGCGCGCCCTGCACGGCGGCACGGTGAACGACGTGGTCCTGGCCGTTGTCGCCGGCGCCTTCCGGGCCTGGATGATGACCCGCGGTGAGGGCGTCGGGCCGACCCGCAGCGTCCGGGCCGTGGTGCCGGTGAGCATTCGCGACGACGAGGACGAGGAGCCGACCTCGCTGGGCTCCCGGGTGATCGCCTCGACCGTGAACCTGCCGGTCGGGGAGAACTCGCCCGTGATGCGGCTGCACCAGATCTCCTACCAGACCAAGGTGCACAAGGACACCGGCCGCGCGGTCAGCGCCCGGTCCCTGGTCGGCATCGCCGGGTTCGCCCCGACCACCCTGCACGCGCTCGCCGCCCGGGTCGCGACCGCCACCGTGCGGCCGATCGACGACGTGGTGATCACCAACGTGCCGGGACCGCAGT from Kribbella flavida DSM 17836 harbors:
- a CDS encoding WS/DGAT/MGAT family O-acyltransferase, which translates into the protein MPDRLSSLDLTFLKAESPATPMHVGTVDIFEPPVHSDDEFDYESLVALIRDRIAFVPRYRQRVQQVPGRFAGPVWVDDEEFDITFHVRRSALPRPGTHAQLLELVARIMSRRLDRARPLWEMYLVEGLQGDRFAIISKSHQALVDGNSTVDIGQVVLDSTAQPRETPTDTWQPDHPPSALELLAGVFADATRHPTAVLELARAEMASLTGSTSVREVIGDVVGSLVAQRHHESSLHVKTSGQRRFTTVQTDLEDYRAVRALHGGTVNDVVLAVVAGAFRAWMMTRGEGVGPTRSVRAVVPVSIRDDEDEEPTSLGSRVIASTVNLPVGENSPVMRLHQISYQTKVHKDTGRAVSARSLVGIAGFAPTTLHALAARVATATVRPIDDVVITNVPGPQFPLYAQGAPMLASYPVVPLMPGQGLSVGVTSYDGKVSFGLNADRTAMPDLAVFAQCVTDALDELLDTTRGSRNRATRGRKKPRSTKKAD
- a CDS encoding cupredoxin domain-containing protein → MRSTLTRGTALALLPALGMLVLAGCGDDSSGGSPAGTPSASAGTPTDVPTSVPTSTPTAGTPNTKSPSNTADPSGEQADVTVNVTVANGKVNPSGQSVKVQAGQTVLITAVSDAKDELHVHGYDKELALEPGKPASVTFTANMKGTFEVETHESGKLVAKLVVS